Proteins encoded by one window of Streptomyces uncialis:
- a CDS encoding ParA family protein, producing MPGRGQGPVGFEAVGSVAVRTFAAHQQSPQRIQTAHQSMDGPHVNAMAGDRNGDSHFADYDLPDGHFYDPDAEYEPDPEYAATLAPDAARQRRERIGPTGRPLPYFPIPGPLTEHGPAKIIAMCNQKGGVGKTTSTINLGAALAEYGRRVLLVDFDPQGALSVGLGVNPMELDLTVYNLLMERGMSADEVLLKTAVPNMDLLPSNIDLSAAEVQLVSEVARESTLQRALKPLLPDYDYIVIDCQPSLGLLTVNALTAAHKVIVPLECEFFALRGVALLTETIEKVQERLNPELELDGILATMYDSRTVHSREVLARVVEAFDDHVYHTVIGRTVRFPETTVAGEPITTYASNSVGAAAYRQLAREVLARCHAE from the coding sequence ATCCCTGGGCGGGGCCAGGGCCCCGTGGGGTTCGAGGCTGTCGGCTCGGTCGCTGTCCGCACCTTCGCAGCCCACCAGCAGAGTCCCCAGCGGATTCAGACAGCACACCAGAGCATGGATGGCCCTCACGTGAACGCCATGGCCGGCGACCGAAACGGCGACAGCCACTTCGCCGACTACGACCTGCCCGACGGGCACTTCTACGACCCCGACGCGGAGTACGAGCCCGACCCGGAGTACGCGGCCACGCTCGCGCCCGACGCGGCACGGCAGCGCCGGGAGCGCATCGGCCCCACGGGCCGCCCGCTCCCGTACTTCCCGATCCCGGGCCCGCTCACCGAGCACGGACCCGCGAAGATCATCGCGATGTGCAACCAGAAGGGCGGCGTCGGCAAGACCACGTCGACCATCAACCTGGGTGCCGCCCTCGCGGAGTACGGACGCCGGGTCCTCCTCGTCGACTTCGACCCCCAGGGCGCCCTTTCGGTCGGCCTCGGGGTGAACCCGATGGAGCTGGACCTGACGGTCTACAACCTGCTCATGGAGCGGGGCATGTCGGCCGACGAGGTGCTGCTCAAGACGGCCGTTCCGAACATGGACCTGCTGCCGAGCAACATCGACCTGTCCGCGGCCGAGGTGCAGCTCGTCTCCGAGGTGGCGCGCGAGTCCACGCTCCAGCGGGCGCTCAAGCCGCTGCTGCCGGACTACGACTACATCGTGATCGACTGTCAGCCCTCGCTCGGTCTGCTGACGGTGAACGCGCTCACCGCGGCGCACAAGGTGATCGTGCCGCTGGAGTGCGAGTTCTTCGCGCTGCGCGGTGTGGCCCTGCTCACCGAGACGATCGAGAAGGTCCAGGAGCGGCTCAACCCGGAACTGGAGCTCGACGGCATTCTCGCCACGATGTACGACTCCCGCACGGTGCACAGCCGCGAGGTCCTCGCGCGCGTGGTGGAGGCGTTCGACGATCACGTGTACCACACGGTGATCGGCCGGACGGTCCGCTTCCCGGAGACCACGGTCGCCGGTGAGCCGATCACCACGTACGCGTCGAACTCCGTCGGTGCCGCCGCCTACCGCCAGCTCGCCAGGGAGGTGCTCGCCCGGTGTCACGCCGAGTGA
- a CDS encoding pseudouridine synthase, whose product MRSSGSGGGRTSGRGDNRGAGDGRGNSRGAGGGRGTGGGRGNSRGAGDGRGDKQKRTGPPRPEERRYEAGGSGGSGGGSQGGGTGPRSGKGAAARGGAKGGPRQSPQPRGGRTAPARSREYDARAEERNRERYADKKDVKPPKTFPGAEQEGERLQKVLARAGYGSRRSCEELIENSRVEVNGSIVIEQGLRVDPMNDEIKVDGLTVATQSFQFFALNKPAGVVSTMEDPDGRQCLGDYTNNRETRLFHVGRLDTETEGVILLTNHGELAHRLTHPKYGVKKTYLAHLVGPIPRDLGKQLKDGIQLEDGYARADHFRVVEQTGKNYLVEVTLHEGRKHIVRRMLAEAGFPVDKLVRVAFGPITLGDQKSGWLRRLSNTEVGMLMQEVDL is encoded by the coding sequence ATGCGAAGCAGCGGCAGCGGTGGCGGCAGGACCAGCGGACGCGGTGACAACCGCGGCGCGGGTGACGGGCGCGGTAACAGCCGCGGCGCGGGTGGCGGACGCGGCACGGGCGGCGGACGCGGTAACAGCCGCGGCGCGGGCGACGGGCGCGGCGACAAGCAGAAGCGGACCGGGCCCCCGCGCCCGGAGGAGCGGCGCTACGAGGCGGGCGGTTCCGGCGGGTCGGGAGGCGGCTCCCAGGGCGGCGGCACCGGTCCCCGGAGCGGCAAGGGTGCCGCCGCGCGCGGTGGCGCCAAGGGCGGCCCCCGGCAGTCCCCCCAGCCGCGCGGCGGCCGGACGGCTCCGGCGCGCTCCCGCGAGTACGACGCGCGGGCGGAGGAGCGCAACAGGGAGCGGTACGCCGACAAGAAGGACGTGAAGCCCCCGAAGACGTTCCCGGGCGCCGAGCAGGAGGGCGAGCGGCTCCAGAAGGTGCTCGCGCGCGCCGGATACGGTTCCCGGCGGTCCTGCGAGGAGCTGATCGAGAACTCCCGGGTCGAGGTCAACGGCTCCATCGTGATCGAGCAGGGGCTCCGGGTGGACCCCATGAACGACGAGATCAAGGTCGACGGGCTGACCGTGGCCACCCAGTCGTTCCAGTTCTTCGCGCTGAACAAGCCGGCCGGTGTGGTCTCGACCATGGAGGACCCCGACGGCAGGCAGTGCCTCGGTGACTACACGAACAACCGGGAGACCCGGCTGTTCCACGTGGGCCGCCTCGACACCGAGACCGAGGGTGTCATCCTGCTCACCAACCACGGCGAGCTGGCCCACCGGCTGACGCACCCCAAGTACGGCGTCAAGAAGACCTATCTGGCGCACCTCGTCGGACCCATCCCGCGGGACCTGGGCAAGCAGCTCAAGGACGGCATCCAGCTGGAGGACGGCTACGCGCGCGCGGACCACTTCCGGGTCGTGGAGCAGACCGGCAAGAACTACCTGGTCGAGGTGACCCTGCACGAGGGGCGCAAGCACATCGTGCGGCGCATGCTCGCGGAGGCGGGCTTCCCCGTCGACAAGCTGGTGCGGGTGGCCTTCGGGCCGATCACCCTGGGCGACCAGAAGTCGGGCTGGCTGCGCAGGCTGTCCAACACCGAGGTCGGGATGCTCATGCAGGAGGTCGACCTCTAA
- the ald gene encoding alanine dehydrogenase: MKVGIPREVKNNEFRVAITPAGVHELVRHGHQVVVEQNAGAGSSITDAEYVAAGAVILATADEVWATADLLLKVKEPIAEEYHRLRKDQTLFTYLHLAASKECTDALVASGTTAIAYETVELPNRALPLLAPMSEVAGRLAPQVGAYHLMRPAGGRGVLPGGVPGVAAGKAVVIGGGVSGWNAATIAIGMGFHVTLLDRDINKLKEADKLFGTRIQTVVSNSFELEKACLDADLVIGAVLIPGAKAPKLVTNELVSRMKPGSVLVDIAIDQGGCFEDSRPTTHAEPTFPIHGSVFYCVANMPGAVPHTSTYALTNATMPYIVELANRGWVEALRRDPALAKGLNTHDGKVVYREVAEAHGLDHLELDTLLG; encoded by the coding sequence ATGAAGGTCGGCATCCCCCGCGAGGTCAAGAACAACGAGTTCCGCGTCGCCATCACCCCCGCCGGTGTGCATGAGCTGGTGCGCCACGGCCACCAGGTCGTCGTGGAGCAGAACGCCGGTGCCGGGTCGTCGATCACGGACGCCGAGTACGTCGCCGCCGGGGCCGTGATCCTCGCCACCGCCGACGAGGTGTGGGCCACCGCCGACCTGCTGCTCAAGGTCAAGGAGCCCATCGCCGAGGAGTACCACCGGCTGCGCAAGGACCAGACGCTCTTCACGTACCTGCATCTGGCGGCCTCCAAGGAGTGCACCGACGCCCTCGTCGCCTCCGGCACCACCGCGATCGCCTACGAGACCGTCGAGCTGCCGAACCGCGCGCTGCCGCTGCTCGCCCCGATGTCCGAGGTCGCGGGCCGGCTCGCCCCGCAGGTCGGCGCCTACCACCTGATGCGCCCGGCCGGTGGCCGCGGTGTGCTGCCGGGCGGGGTCCCGGGTGTGGCCGCGGGCAAGGCCGTCGTCATCGGTGGCGGGGTCTCCGGCTGGAACGCCGCGACCATCGCCATCGGCATGGGCTTCCACGTCACGCTGCTCGACCGTGACATCAACAAGCTCAAGGAGGCCGACAAGCTCTTCGGCACCCGCATCCAGACCGTCGTCTCCAACTCCTTCGAGCTGGAGAAGGCGTGCCTCGACGCCGACCTCGTCATCGGCGCGGTCCTCATCCCCGGCGCCAAGGCCCCCAAGCTCGTCACCAACGAGCTGGTGTCCCGGATGAAGCCGGGAAGTGTTCTTGTCGACATCGCGATCGATCAGGGCGGCTGCTTCGAGGACTCGCGTCCCACCACGCACGCCGAGCCGACCTTCCCGATCCACGGCTCGGTCTTCTACTGCGTCGCCAACATGCCCGGCGCGGTGCCCCACACCTCCACCTACGCCCTCACCAACGCGACGATGCCCTACATCGTGGAGCTGGCCAACCGCGGCTGGGTCGAGGCGCTGCGCCGTGACCCGGCGCTGGCCAAGGGCCTGAACACCCATGACGGCAAGGTCGTCTACCGCGAGGTCGCCGAGGCCCACGGGCTCGACCACCTGGAGCTCGACACGCTTCTCGGCTGA
- the scpB gene encoding SMC-Scp complex subunit ScpB, whose product MAAGGPAGARDVAALELRPALEAVLMVVDVPATEEHLAKILQRPRRQIADTLRELADEYTVQGRGFELRLVAGGWRYYTRPAYAAAVEGFVLDGQHARLTQAALETLAVVAYRQPVSRSRVSAVRGVNCDGVMRTLLQRGLTEEAGAEPETGAILYRTTDYFLERMGLRGLDELPELAPFLPEAAAIEAETQEGVPSFDPDAPDSGTFEHADDKTEL is encoded by the coding sequence ATGGCGGCCGGGGGACCGGCGGGGGCCCGGGACGTCGCCGCGCTGGAGCTGAGGCCCGCGCTGGAGGCCGTCCTGATGGTCGTCGACGTACCGGCCACCGAGGAGCATCTGGCGAAGATCCTCCAGCGGCCCCGGCGGCAGATCGCCGACACCCTTCGGGAGCTGGCCGACGAGTACACCGTCCAGGGGCGCGGCTTCGAGCTGCGCCTGGTCGCGGGCGGCTGGCGCTACTACACCCGGCCGGCCTACGCGGCGGCCGTCGAGGGCTTCGTCCTGGACGGTCAGCACGCGCGCTTGACCCAGGCGGCGCTGGAGACCCTGGCGGTCGTCGCGTACCGGCAGCCGGTCAGCCGTTCCCGGGTCTCCGCGGTGCGCGGGGTGAACTGTGACGGGGTGATGCGGACCCTGCTCCAGCGGGGTCTGACCGAGGAGGCGGGCGCGGAACCCGAAACAGGTGCGATCCTGTACAGGACGACGGACTACTTCCTGGAGCGGATGGGCCTGCGAGGCCTGGACGAGCTTCCGGAGCTCGCGCCCTTCCTCCCGGAGGCGGCGGCGATCGAGGCCGAGACCCAGGAGGGTGTCCCGTCGTTCGATCCGGATGCACCCGATTCCGGGACCTTCGAGCACGCAGACGACAAGACGGAACTTTGA
- a CDS encoding segregation and condensation protein A, with translation MREEVPEASGGTGAASGGDTRFQVRLVNFEGPFDLLLQLIAKHKLDVTEVALSRVTDEFMAYIRGRGPDWDLDETTEFLVVAATLLDLKTARLLPTAEVEDEADLALLEARDLLFARLLQYRAYKQIADILGARLEAEALRRPRTVGLEPHHAELLPDVVISIGPEGFARLAVKAMQPCPEPQVYVDHIHAPLVSVREQAAAVVALLRERGETSFQELVADAGDTLTVVARFLALLELYREKAVALEQEEALGELLVRWTGGDGDEPPRVTDEFDRPADPDARGRATGRSDGDGTAGGEGDQGGRRDKAGSAV, from the coding sequence GTGCGTGAAGAGGTGCCGGAGGCATCCGGCGGCACGGGCGCCGCGAGCGGGGGCGACACCCGCTTCCAGGTGCGGCTGGTCAACTTCGAGGGGCCGTTCGATCTGCTGCTCCAGCTGATCGCCAAGCACAAGCTGGATGTGACCGAGGTCGCGCTGTCCCGGGTCACCGACGAGTTCATGGCGTACATCCGGGGCCGCGGACCTGACTGGGACCTGGACGAGACGACCGAGTTCCTGGTCGTCGCCGCGACCCTGCTCGACCTCAAGACGGCCCGGCTGCTGCCGACCGCGGAGGTTGAGGACGAGGCGGACCTGGCGCTCCTGGAGGCGCGGGACCTGCTCTTCGCCCGGCTGCTCCAGTACCGCGCCTACAAGCAGATCGCGGACATCCTCGGTGCCCGGCTGGAGGCCGAGGCCCTGCGCCGGCCGCGCACCGTCGGACTGGAACCGCACCACGCGGAACTGCTGCCCGACGTGGTGATCAGCATCGGGCCCGAGGGGTTCGCGCGGCTCGCCGTCAAGGCGATGCAGCCCTGCCCCGAGCCCCAGGTGTACGTGGACCACATCCACGCCCCGCTGGTGAGCGTGCGGGAACAGGCCGCGGCGGTGGTGGCACTGCTGCGGGAACGCGGCGAGACGAGCTTCCAGGAGCTGGTCGCGGACGCGGGCGACACGCTCACGGTGGTGGCGCGGTTCCTGGCCCTGCTGGAGCTCTACCGGGAGAAGGCCGTGGCGCTGGAGCAGGAGGAGGCCCTCGGTGAACTCCTGGTGCGCTGGACCGGCGGCGACGGGGACGAGCCGCCCCGGGTCACGGACGAGTTCGACCGCCCCGCGGACCCGGACGCCCGTGGACGCGCCACCGGCCGATCGGACGGCGACGGTACGGCGGGCGGCGAGGGTGACCAGGGCGGCAGACGCGACAAGGCTGGGAGTGCGGTGTGA